In the Pithys albifrons albifrons isolate INPA30051 chromosome 3, PitAlb_v1, whole genome shotgun sequence genome, one interval contains:
- the LOC139670110 gene encoding solute carrier organic anion transporter family member 1B3-like isoform X1: protein MERFSFNISAFSYQSAKKSAMTTETKPSNVNGSNQEAEPDQLLDDEENKNLPVKKKGSSCTGLKAFLAALSFSYFSKALSGTIMKSSITQIERRFDLTSSTAGFVDGSFEMGNLLVIAFVSYFGAKLHRPKVIAVGCFTMALGCFLSAMPHFFMGYYKYETASHRSSTANLTSSLNPCSLHQDVNDTMLEASRSGCEKEPSSYMWIYILLGNMLRGIGETPITPLGISYIDDFAKEENVPVYVACLHTIAMLGPMFGFLLGSLCAKLYVDVGFVDPGSITITPQDSRWVGAWWLGFLIGGATNFLSAIPFCFLPKSLKKPKEANRDKTSCGLLENMDATRKKLTPENLKPRKWSLLLKDFCTSLKKVLSNRMYFTFLCCSLLQFSSFIGFLTYKPKYMEQQYGQSTSKSNFLIGVTSLPPVSLGIFLGGLIMKKYKMGIIGATKFSFTMSFLAYAISFLHFFVGCESYAVAGMTVSYEGKPILYDEKAIFSACNSHCKCDSNVWDPVCGDNGITYVSACLAGCETSEGHGKNTVFHNCTCLQISSSWTGNNSATVGQCPKSEDCSMNFIYYIVIQVIGGFCYALGGTPAYMIMFRCVRPELKALAVGLYTLIMRVLAGIPAPVYFGAVIDKTCLKWGRTSCGQRGACRLYDSVANRYVFLGLAAVLRGPSYLIAIIFYILVKKHFQNKNSKPLENGQDDASMNKEDNCKIKQHLPGSPDAETESSI, encoded by the exons ATGGAAAGGTTCAGTTTCAATATCTCAGCATTTTCCT ATCAATCAGCAAAGAAATCAGCCATGACAACAGAAACCAAACCCAGCAATGTCAATGGGTCGAACCAGGAAGCAGAACCTGACCAGCTTTTGGatgatgaagaaaacaaaaatctaccAGTCAAAAAGAAGGGTTCCTCTTGCACTGGATTGAAG GCATTTCTGGCTGCTCTATCGTTCAGCTACTTCAGTAAAGCATTGTCTGGTACGATTATGAAAAGCTCCATCACTCAGATTGAACGAAGGTTTGACCTGACATCATCTACTGCAGGTTTTGTCGATGGGAGCTTTGAGATGG GTAACCTGCTGGTGATTGCCTTTGTAAGCTACTTTGGAGCTAAACTTCATAGGCCCAAAGTAATAGCTGTGGGATGCTTTACTATGGCTTTGGGATGCTTTTTATCAGCAATGCCTCATTTCTTCATGGGATA TTATAAGTATGAGACAGCATCACATAGATCTTCTACAGCCAACTTAACTTCTAGCCTAAATCCCTGTTCCCTGCATCAAGATGTAAATGACACCATGTTAGAAGCCTCACGATCAG GCTGTGAGAAGGAGCCATCATCATATATGTGGATATATATCTTGCTGGGAAACATGTTACGTGGAATTGGTGAGACACCAATAACACCATTGGGCATCTCTTACATTGATGATTTTGCTAAAGAAGAGAATGTTCCTGTGTATGTAG CATGTTTGCACACAATAGCCATGTTGGGCCCGATGTTTGGTTTCCTGTTGGGATCCTTATGTGCAAAACTGTATGTGGATGTTGGATTTGTGGATCCAG GAAGCATCACTATCACCCCACAGGACTCCCGCTGGGTGGGTGCATGGTGGCTCGGTTTTTTAATAGGTGGAGCAACCAATTTCCTGTCTGCTATTCCATTTTGCTTCCTGCCAAAGAGTCTGAAAAAGCCAAAGGAAGCCAATAGAGACAAAACTTCATGTGGTCTCTTGGAAAACATGGATGCCACGAGGAAGAAACTTACTCCTGAAAACCTTAAACCAAGGAAGTGGTCACTCCTGCTGAAAG atttctgtACCTCCCTGAAAAAAGTATTGAGTAATCGAATGTACTTTACATTTTTGTGTTGCTCACTGTTACAGTTCAGtagttttattggttttttgACTTACAAACCAAAGTACATGGAACAGCAGTATGGACAATCTACATCCAAATCTAACTTTCTAATAG GAGTAACATCCTTACCTCCTGTAAGTCTTGGAATTTTCCTAGGAGGGCTTATAATGAAAAAGTACAAAATGGGCATCATTGGAGCAACAAAGTTTTCATTTACCATGTCATTTTTGGCCTATGCCATCAGTTTTCTGCACTTTTTTGTTGGTTGTGAGAGCTATGCAGTGGCAGGAATGACAGTGTCCTATGAAGG CAAACCTATTCTATACGATGAAAAGGCCATATTTTCTGCGTGCAACTCTCACTGTAAATGTGACTCCAATGTGTGGGATCCTGTGTGTGGAGACAACGGAATCACATATGTTTCAGCATGTCTGGCTGGATGTGAGACTTCAGAGGGACATGGAAAGAACACA GTATTCCATAACTGCACATGTCTCCAAATCAGCAGTTCATGGACAGGAAACAACTCTGCCACCGTGGGTCAATGTCCAAAAAGTGAAGATTGTTcaatgaattttatttattatatagtAATCCAAGTCATAGGTGGCTTTTGTTACGCATTGGGAGGCACTCCAGCATACATGATTATGTTTAG ATGTGTTCGGCCAGAGTTGAAAGCTCTTGCAGTTGGTCTGTACACACTCATTATGAGAGTGTTAG CTGGGATTCCAGCACCAGTTTACTTTGGTGCAGTGATTGACAAGACCTGCTTGAAATGGGGAAGAACAAGCTGTGGGCAGCGAGGGGCTTGCAGGCTGTATGACTCTGTTGCTAACAG GTATGTCTTCCTTGGTTTAGCAGCAGTGTTAAGAGGTCCTTCCTACTTGATTGCaatcatattttatatattggTAAAGAAACACTTTCAAAATAAGAACTCCAAGCCTCTAGAGAATGGACAAGATGATGCTTCTATGAATAAAGAAGATAATTGCAAGATCAAACAACATTTGCCAGGTTCTCCTGATGCAGAGACTGAATCCTCTATTTAG
- the LOC139670110 gene encoding solute carrier organic anion transporter family member 1B3-like isoform X2, whose amino-acid sequence MTTETKPSNVNGSNQEAEPDQLLDDEENKNLPVKKKGSSCTGLKAFLAALSFSYFSKALSGTIMKSSITQIERRFDLTSSTAGFVDGSFEMGNLLVIAFVSYFGAKLHRPKVIAVGCFTMALGCFLSAMPHFFMGYYKYETASHRSSTANLTSSLNPCSLHQDVNDTMLEASRSGCEKEPSSYMWIYILLGNMLRGIGETPITPLGISYIDDFAKEENVPVYVACLHTIAMLGPMFGFLLGSLCAKLYVDVGFVDPGSITITPQDSRWVGAWWLGFLIGGATNFLSAIPFCFLPKSLKKPKEANRDKTSCGLLENMDATRKKLTPENLKPRKWSLLLKDFCTSLKKVLSNRMYFTFLCCSLLQFSSFIGFLTYKPKYMEQQYGQSTSKSNFLIGVTSLPPVSLGIFLGGLIMKKYKMGIIGATKFSFTMSFLAYAISFLHFFVGCESYAVAGMTVSYEGKPILYDEKAIFSACNSHCKCDSNVWDPVCGDNGITYVSACLAGCETSEGHGKNTVFHNCTCLQISSSWTGNNSATVGQCPKSEDCSMNFIYYIVIQVIGGFCYALGGTPAYMIMFRCVRPELKALAVGLYTLIMRVLAGIPAPVYFGAVIDKTCLKWGRTSCGQRGACRLYDSVANRYVFLGLAAVLRGPSYLIAIIFYILVKKHFQNKNSKPLENGQDDASMNKEDNCKIKQHLPGSPDAETESSI is encoded by the exons ATGACAACAGAAACCAAACCCAGCAATGTCAATGGGTCGAACCAGGAAGCAGAACCTGACCAGCTTTTGGatgatgaagaaaacaaaaatctaccAGTCAAAAAGAAGGGTTCCTCTTGCACTGGATTGAAG GCATTTCTGGCTGCTCTATCGTTCAGCTACTTCAGTAAAGCATTGTCTGGTACGATTATGAAAAGCTCCATCACTCAGATTGAACGAAGGTTTGACCTGACATCATCTACTGCAGGTTTTGTCGATGGGAGCTTTGAGATGG GTAACCTGCTGGTGATTGCCTTTGTAAGCTACTTTGGAGCTAAACTTCATAGGCCCAAAGTAATAGCTGTGGGATGCTTTACTATGGCTTTGGGATGCTTTTTATCAGCAATGCCTCATTTCTTCATGGGATA TTATAAGTATGAGACAGCATCACATAGATCTTCTACAGCCAACTTAACTTCTAGCCTAAATCCCTGTTCCCTGCATCAAGATGTAAATGACACCATGTTAGAAGCCTCACGATCAG GCTGTGAGAAGGAGCCATCATCATATATGTGGATATATATCTTGCTGGGAAACATGTTACGTGGAATTGGTGAGACACCAATAACACCATTGGGCATCTCTTACATTGATGATTTTGCTAAAGAAGAGAATGTTCCTGTGTATGTAG CATGTTTGCACACAATAGCCATGTTGGGCCCGATGTTTGGTTTCCTGTTGGGATCCTTATGTGCAAAACTGTATGTGGATGTTGGATTTGTGGATCCAG GAAGCATCACTATCACCCCACAGGACTCCCGCTGGGTGGGTGCATGGTGGCTCGGTTTTTTAATAGGTGGAGCAACCAATTTCCTGTCTGCTATTCCATTTTGCTTCCTGCCAAAGAGTCTGAAAAAGCCAAAGGAAGCCAATAGAGACAAAACTTCATGTGGTCTCTTGGAAAACATGGATGCCACGAGGAAGAAACTTACTCCTGAAAACCTTAAACCAAGGAAGTGGTCACTCCTGCTGAAAG atttctgtACCTCCCTGAAAAAAGTATTGAGTAATCGAATGTACTTTACATTTTTGTGTTGCTCACTGTTACAGTTCAGtagttttattggttttttgACTTACAAACCAAAGTACATGGAACAGCAGTATGGACAATCTACATCCAAATCTAACTTTCTAATAG GAGTAACATCCTTACCTCCTGTAAGTCTTGGAATTTTCCTAGGAGGGCTTATAATGAAAAAGTACAAAATGGGCATCATTGGAGCAACAAAGTTTTCATTTACCATGTCATTTTTGGCCTATGCCATCAGTTTTCTGCACTTTTTTGTTGGTTGTGAGAGCTATGCAGTGGCAGGAATGACAGTGTCCTATGAAGG CAAACCTATTCTATACGATGAAAAGGCCATATTTTCTGCGTGCAACTCTCACTGTAAATGTGACTCCAATGTGTGGGATCCTGTGTGTGGAGACAACGGAATCACATATGTTTCAGCATGTCTGGCTGGATGTGAGACTTCAGAGGGACATGGAAAGAACACA GTATTCCATAACTGCACATGTCTCCAAATCAGCAGTTCATGGACAGGAAACAACTCTGCCACCGTGGGTCAATGTCCAAAAAGTGAAGATTGTTcaatgaattttatttattatatagtAATCCAAGTCATAGGTGGCTTTTGTTACGCATTGGGAGGCACTCCAGCATACATGATTATGTTTAG ATGTGTTCGGCCAGAGTTGAAAGCTCTTGCAGTTGGTCTGTACACACTCATTATGAGAGTGTTAG CTGGGATTCCAGCACCAGTTTACTTTGGTGCAGTGATTGACAAGACCTGCTTGAAATGGGGAAGAACAAGCTGTGGGCAGCGAGGGGCTTGCAGGCTGTATGACTCTGTTGCTAACAG GTATGTCTTCCTTGGTTTAGCAGCAGTGTTAAGAGGTCCTTCCTACTTGATTGCaatcatattttatatattggTAAAGAAACACTTTCAAAATAAGAACTCCAAGCCTCTAGAGAATGGACAAGATGATGCTTCTATGAATAAAGAAGATAATTGCAAGATCAAACAACATTTGCCAGGTTCTCCTGATGCAGAGACTGAATCCTCTATTTAG